One window from the genome of bacterium encodes:
- a CDS encoding DUF2723 domain-containing protein produces MTISSAPNGAKAAALWVPALLFATAFALFVQTANPLFRFSDGGELAAASHTLGVAHPTGYPLFLMSQKLWSFLVPIGNPCFRANVFSAACASAALVIVYLLCFEFAGAVAGLVAAGLLAFSQTFWLQATQSTVYTMNLMLAALLMLLAFRVLGPMSAASEPPARQNDSSSAFILHPSSFILPSGGRSIRRTTALFFFVLGLGLCNHITLAIVPAALLLSHPRRIGRLLRSRGVAIAAILFLLAGLLVYLYLPVRAAAKPSINWGDPSISERFW; encoded by the coding sequence ATGACGATTAGCTCGGCGCCGAACGGCGCAAAAGCTGCGGCCCTTTGGGTTCCAGCGCTTCTCTTTGCCACGGCCTTTGCGCTCTTTGTTCAAACCGCCAACCCACTGTTCAGGTTCAGCGATGGAGGTGAGCTTGCCGCCGCATCCCACACACTCGGCGTGGCGCATCCGACCGGCTACCCGCTGTTTCTGATGAGCCAGAAGCTCTGGTCGTTTCTGGTTCCCATCGGCAATCCGTGCTTCCGCGCGAACGTCTTTTCCGCCGCGTGTGCAAGCGCTGCGCTCGTCATCGTCTATCTTCTGTGCTTCGAGTTTGCCGGGGCTGTCGCGGGGCTCGTCGCGGCCGGGTTACTTGCCTTCTCGCAGACGTTCTGGCTCCAGGCGACCCAGTCAACCGTCTATACCATGAACTTGATGCTCGCGGCGCTTCTGATGCTGCTAGCGTTTCGCGTGCTGGGGCCGATGTCGGCCGCCTCTGAACCCCCGGCCAGGCAGAACGATAGCAGCTCCGCCTTCATCCTTCATCCTTCATCCTTCATCCTTCCCAGTGGTGGACGCTCTATTCGGAGAACGACGGCACTGTTCTTCTTCGTTCTCGGGCTGGGTCTTTGCAACCACATAACCCTAGCCATCGTCCCAGCTGCGCTGCTTCTTTCGCACCCGCGGCGCATCGGCAGGCTCCTCCGCAGCAGGGGCGTCGCAATCGCCGCGATACTGTTCCTCCTGGCGGGGCTTCTGGTCTATCTATACCTGCCCGTCCGCGCCGCCGCAAAGCCCTCGATCAACTGGGGCGATCCATCGATATCCGAGCGATTTTGGCA